From Gemmatimonadaceae bacterium, the proteins below share one genomic window:
- a CDS encoding carboxypeptidase-like regulatory domain-containing protein: MSILSRRLGFAVALSIAPAAIAAQTPATHHDVIRGTVTSDSGRALAGAEVIVTRAPDRAYESTNTDSVGRYTITWDQGTGDYLVHVSAVGFQTFRKRVTRVGADSVFVVDVKLAPQLKAQQLETVVSRASNPKPTRGAPFGAGVGASEQIASGVDGALPPDLAGDLASIASTIPGVMPTSGGISVLGLGPGQNSTTLNGMAFAGADIPRDANTRVRVSASSYDPSQGWFSGARTNVELAPGNIFSSRRSHLTLDAPALQYSDPISSRLGQRFTNAQASVGGDGELVDNTFYYNYGLQGSRRSADVASLVTADPDLLAHSGVAADSVAHFLQLMQGAGIPVSAANVPSASINDNVAFIGRIDHAPFDAVSLTQAKNTWGITGYAKYAHAQALTMGPTSTPAHTGDSKQTIGSLQGEYSFYFGRDYLGDVRSSVSYNRNQSNPYLQLPNGQVLVSSAFPGGTGGVSALQFGGNSALNSDTRNLTWETTTDLQFYPQGLAAHRVKLDADARLDTYSQDMLGNQLGAFAYNSLADLAANRPASFSRTLNAPTRTGGEWNAFAALSDLWRVNQTLQVMYGARLEGNAFTDAPAYNPAVASAFGARTDHAPNS, translated from the coding sequence ATATGAGTCCACGAATACCGATTCCGTGGGCCGGTACACGATCACCTGGGATCAGGGGACGGGCGACTACCTGGTCCACGTATCCGCCGTCGGCTTCCAGACCTTTCGCAAACGCGTGACGCGCGTCGGCGCCGACTCGGTGTTCGTGGTGGACGTGAAGCTCGCCCCCCAACTCAAGGCCCAGCAGCTCGAGACCGTGGTTTCCCGCGCGAGCAATCCCAAGCCCACCCGCGGCGCGCCATTCGGCGCCGGCGTCGGTGCCTCGGAACAGATCGCGTCGGGCGTCGATGGCGCGCTGCCCCCCGACCTGGCGGGCGACCTCGCCTCGATCGCGAGCACCATTCCCGGCGTCATGCCCACGAGCGGCGGCATCTCGGTGCTCGGCCTCGGCCCCGGGCAGAACAGCACTACGCTCAACGGCATGGCATTCGCCGGCGCCGACATTCCACGCGACGCCAACACCCGCGTGCGCGTTTCGGCATCGTCGTACGATCCGTCCCAGGGGTGGTTCAGCGGCGCTCGCACCAACGTCGAACTCGCCCCCGGCAACATCTTCAGCTCCCGGCGGTCGCACCTCACGCTCGATGCCCCGGCGCTCCAGTATTCCGACCCCATCTCGTCGCGACTCGGCCAGCGGTTCACCAATGCGCAGGCGAGCGTGGGCGGCGACGGCGAGCTCGTGGACAACACCTTCTATTACAACTACGGGCTCCAGGGCAGCCGCCGTTCGGCCGACGTCGCGTCGCTGGTGACCGCCGACCCCGATCTGCTCGCGCATTCCGGCGTGGCCGCCGACTCGGTGGCGCACTTTCTCCAGTTGATGCAGGGCGCCGGCATCCCCGTCAGCGCCGCCAACGTGCCGTCGGCCTCGATCAACGACAACGTGGCGTTCATCGGTCGCATCGACCACGCGCCGTTCGACGCCGTGAGCCTGACCCAGGCCAAGAACACCTGGGGCATCACCGGCTACGCCAAGTACGCGCACGCGCAGGCCCTCACCATGGGCCCCACCAGCACGCCGGCGCATACGGGCGACTCCAAGCAGACCATCGGATCGCTGCAGGGCGAGTATTCGTTCTACTTCGGCCGCGACTACCTGGGCGACGTTCGCAGCAGCGTGTCATACAACCGCAACCAGTCCAATCCGTACCTGCAGCTTCCCAACGGCCAGGTGTTGGTGTCGTCCGCCTTCCCCGGCGGCACCGGCGGGGTGAGCGCCCTCCAATTCGGCGGCAACAGCGCGCTGAACAGCGATACACGCAACCTCACCTGGGAGACGACCACCGACCTGCAGTTCTATCCGCAGGGCCTGGCGGCGCACCGCGTGAAGCTCGACGCCGACGCGCGCCTCGACACCTACTCGCAGGACATGTTGGGCAACCAACTCGGGGCGTTCGCGTACAATTCGCTCGCCGACCTGGCCGCCAACCGGCCGGCGTCGTTCTCGCGCACCCTCAACGCCCCCACCCGCACCGGCGGCGAGTGGAACGCCTTCGCCGCGCTCAGCGATCTCTGGCGCGTCAACCAGACGCTCCAGGTGATGTACGGCGCGCGTCTCGAGGGCAACGCCTTCACTGACGCGCCGGCCTACAACCCCGCCGTGGCCTCCGCATTCGGCGCCCGCACCGATCATGCGCCCAACAGC